The DNA sequence TTGTCAGCTTGATTTAAGATTGACTCAGGATAAATATAAAGGCTCTTACGAGCGGTGCGGAAATATAATTAAAAAGTATTCGTCCCGTTCAGGTCTTGATATGACCGAACTATTTTATCGGCTGGTATTTTCGTTTATTGTTGGAAATTCCGATATGCATTTAAAGAATTTTTCCTTGATTGAATCGGAATCGGGCTCAGGAGAATATCATCTTTCCCCTGCATATGATTTGCTTCCGGTAAATGTAATTATACCTGAAGACAAGGAAGAATTTGCTCTGCCGATAAATGGGAAAAAAAGAAATATTCATCGTAAAGATTTTCTTATCTTTGCAGCCGGTTGTGGAATAGCAAAACTTGCAGCAGAGAAAATGATCGAACAATTAGTATCTATGACGCCTGTTTTTATTGAAATGTGCCGTAATTCTCTAATGCCTCAAGATATGAAAGAAGCCTTTATAGAATTAGTCGATAAAAGAGTATCAGCTCTGAGGTAGATTCAGAGTTTACAAACATTGCTTTTCACTATGCTGTTTAATATGTTCATAGCGATTTTATGTTATATTTTTATGGTTATAATATACTTTATTATCGGAATTCCGGAATGGAACCGTCATAGCTATCCTAGTAATTATCGAATCATTTATAACCTACTGCTAGAAAA is a window from the Treponema denticola genome containing:
- a CDS encoding HipA domain-containing protein, whose protein sequence is MNCLCCGKPIKDNSGNSGWHKTCIKKFFTTTVIPEIEITDSVLEELAKESTNKGYTIPGVQKKLSLHLSKEAYPRLTVVNYPTGYILKPQVKEFRALPEAEHIVMSMADKAKIRTVPHALVKSKDSYAYITKRIDRVFSKDSNVKMFAMEDFCQLDLRLTQDKYKGSYERCGNIIKKYSSRSGLDMTELFYRLVFSFIVGNSDMHLKNFSLIESESGSGEYHLSPAYDLLPVNVIIPEDKEEFALPINGKKRNIHRKDFLIFAAGCGIAKLAAEKMIEQLVSMTPVFIEMCRNSLMPQDMKEAFIELVDKRVSALR